Below is a window of Buchnera aphidicola (Pemphigus populi) DNA.
AATTCTTAATTAAAATTATTACAAAAAAATATGTCCATCATAAACATGGATTGCTGGACCAGTCATATACATATCATTATCTAAACCTTTCCAATTAATATATAAATCACCACCAGATAAAGATACTTTCACTCTTTCAGATAATAATTGGTTATTAATTCCAATTGCTACAGCTGCACATGCTCCACTACCACAAGCCTGTGTTTCTCCAACTCCTCGTTCATATACCCTAAGAGCAATATGATTACTATTTATGATTTCCATAAAACCAACATTAATTTTTTCAGGAAATAAAGTATGATTGGATATTAATGAACCTATAGATTCTACTGGATAGGTATGTAAATTCTTAACGATGATCACACAGTGTGGATTACCAATAGATACTATGCTAAATAGTAAATTTTTATTTAATATTTTTATAGAATAATATTTCTTTTTCTCCATCCATAAAAATGGAATTAATAAGGGATCAAATATAGGTTCTCCCATATTTACTTTTATTTGATTATGATTGATAATTTCTAATTCCATACGTTTTGTACTAGTACTAACAAATATTCTGTTTTTTTTTGTTAATCCCTTTAGATATACAAAATAAGCAAAACATCTAGCTCCATTCCCACATTGTTCTACTTCACTGCCATCAGCATTAAAAATACGGTAATAAAAATCTATAGTGGAATCATTTGATTTGTTAACTAGTAATAGTTGATCAAAACCTACTCCTAAATTTCGATTAGACAAATTAAAAATTAATTTTGAAGTGATATTAACCATATTTTGCCTAATATTATCTATTACCATAAA
It encodes the following:
- the dapF gene encoding diaminopimelate epimerase, whose amino-acid sequence is MFFSKMHGLGNDFMVIDNIRQNMVNITSKLIFNLSNRNLGVGFDQLLLVNKSNDSTIDFYYRIFNADGSEVEQCGNGARCFAYFVYLKGLTKKNRIFVSTSTKRMELEIINHNQIKVNMGEPIFDPLLIPFLWMEKKKYYSIKILNKNLLFSIVSIGNPHCVIIVKNLHTYPVESIGSLISNHTLFPEKINVGFMEIINSNHIALRVYERGVGETQACGSGACAAVAIGINNQLLSERVKVSLSGGDLYINWKGLDNDMYMTGPAIHVYDGHIFL